The Xanthomonas sontii genomic sequence GTCCGCGCGCAGCAGCGGGGTGCCGCGCGCCTGCAGGTGTGCGGCGATCAGGCCGCGGCCGCCGGGGGCGGTGATCAGTCCCACCGGCAGGTCGTGCGCGGCCAGTTCCGGCAGCGCCAGCAGGCCGTCGCTGTCCATCCGCGCCGGCGTCGCCACCTCGGCGATGCCGTGCTGGCGCAAGGCGCGCGCCGTGCCTGCGCCTACCGCCAGCCAGCACTGGCCGGGGCGTGCCGCCAGCGGCTGCAGCGCCGCGGCCGCGCGCACCGCCGCCGGGCTGCTGACGATGACCCGTGGCGCAGCCAGCGCCGCGGCCAGGGCCGCGCGGGTGGCGGGATCGGCGCGCGGCCGCAGCCGCCACGGCGACACCGCCAGCACCCGTGCGCCGCAGCGCGCCGCGGCCCGCCGCAGCGGCGCGTGCTCGCCCTGCGGGCGCAGCGAGATCAGGGTCCAGGCCGGGGCCGCGGTTGCATGCGCGCTCATGCCAGGCATTATGCGAGCCCCCACCGGCAGCACAATCGCATCATGGCAGCGGATCTTTCCTTCGAGGCGTTCCTGCAGCAGTTGCAACGGCAGTTCCAGGCCATGCCGCCGGTGGCGGCGCTGCAGGTCGCCGTGCACGAGTATGCCGAGCAGCGCCTGCAGCTGGTCGCACCACTGGCGGCCAACATTAACGACAAGGGCAACGCCTTCGGCGGCAGCCTGGGCTCGGTGATGACCCTTGC encodes the following:
- a CDS encoding uroporphyrinogen-III synthase, producing MSAHATAAPAWTLISLRPQGEHAPLRRAAARCGARVLAVSPWRLRPRADPATRAALAAALAAPRVIVSSPAAVRAAAALQPLAARPGQCWLAVGAGTARALRQHGIAEVATPARMDSDGLLALPELAAHDLPVGLITAPGGRGLIAAHLQARGTPLLRADVYVREPVRLRAADLARLRAAPPGVLALSSGEALQQLLAQLPEELARAWRARPVVAASARLATLAADLGFVDVAQAAGPMPQQLVAAAAAIVTRSPPR